CGCCGCCCACAAGCGGTTAATCGAGGCGCTCAATCAGGGCAAGCCTTTGCCCTTTGACATCCGCGGGCAGATTATCTACTACGTGGGTCCCACGCCGCCCAAGCCGGGACAGGTCATAGGCTCCGCCGGCCCGACCACGTCCTACCGGATGGACCCGTACACGCCCCCGCTGCTGGAGGCGGGCCTGAAGGGAATCATCGGCAAGGCGGGCCGCGGCCCCGCAGTGCGCGAGGCACTGGTCAAGAACAAGGCGGTGTACTTTGGGGCCGTGGGCGGCGCGGGCGCGCTGCTGGCCAAGTACATCAAGTCGGCGGAGGTCATCGCGTACGACGACCTGGGCACCGAGGCGGTCCGCAAGCTGACCGTGGAGAAGTTCCCCGTCATCGTCGTGAACGATATCTACGGCGGCGACGCCCTGCAGGAGGGCAAAGCCAAGTGGCGCCAGCCGGAAGTACTGGCCCGATAGCGCCCGCCGCAATCGCACCAGAACAGCCAAACGCAAAGGGGGCGGACACAGGTCCGCCCCCTTTCTGCGTGTAGCGCTGGCTACGCCTTGTCGAACTTAAACAGGGAGAGCGCGGTCTTCCCGAAGACCCACTCCTTGTCTTTGTCCTTCGCCGGGAAATTCTGAAGTGTGGATTGGAGGGCGTTGCGATACCCCTCGCGCATGACGACGGGCGGCCAGTCGCTCCCCCACATCAGACGCCGGGGGCCGAACGCATCCAGTGCCATTTCCATGAACGGGGGAATGTTCTTGAACGGGAAAGGCGGGACGCAAATCTCTCCGTAGCCGGGAATCTTCATGTACGTGTTGGGCAACTAGGCCAGCTTCAAGACCTTCCTGAACAGGGTGTAGGGCGGCTTCTCGTCCCGGCCTGCCCGGCCGATATGCTCGATGATTATTCTGAGCTTCGGAAACGACTTCACCAGCTTTTGGAACTCCGGCGCGGACAGCTCCCCCTCGTCACCGAGGCAGCTCACGACCAGCCCCAGGTCCAACGCCTTCTTCCAAATGGCCAGGGGGTCATTGCCGGGAGAACGCCAACTAGCGCGGAACCGAATGCCCTGCAGTCCATCCTTCGCCCATCGCTCCAGCGTCCTGGGCGCGTCTGGCTTCTCCGTGTCCACCATGCCGATGATGGCGAAGCGACCGGGGAAGCGCCGCGCACCCTCCAGCAAATAGCGGTTGTCGTACTGTCCCAGGTGCTGCACAATGGTGGCCTTGTCCACACCGCAGCGGTGCATCTGGTACAGCAGCACCTCCAGAGGCTCGTACTTCTCGACGCCGGCATGGCAATGGGTGTCCACAATGATCATGCGTACAACTCCTTCCGCGACGCAGAAATAACTGGGCAGGTTTGCTTCTCGCCGCACGCCGATTGTGCGGGAGAACGCCGCCCCGTGTCAACTGCCCTTCAGATCGTCCAGGTATCGCTTGAGCGCTCGAAAGTGGCCGATGACGGCTTCCGGGCTGTACGCCGCGTTCCGCCGGCTGGTGGATGGGACAACGTACACGCGCGTCCCGCCGACGCGGTCGGGCTGAAGCCCCGGCGTCGCCGCCCGCCCGAAGCAGGCACGGTATCCCGTGAGACCGTTGAAGCAGATGATGCGAGGCGCATAGCGGCGCACCCTGGCCAGCAAGGCCCGCCCGCCGCGCGCCAGCTCCTCTGCGGAGAGGTCGCCGGACCCGCGCGAGGCACGGGCCACCACGTCGGTCAGCCCCAGGCCAAATGTGGACAGACGCTCGTCGTCCTCCGGCCCCAGGCGCTCAGGAGTCAGGCCGGACTCATGGAGCGCCCGCCAGAAGAGGTTCGCGGGGCGGGCGTAGTAGTGACGCCGCGCTGCGGAATAGAGGCCGGGATTGATGCCGACAAAGACGATGTCCAAGCCGGGCGCCAGGTAGTCCGGCAGAGCGCGGCGCATCGCTTCTCCGTGGCCTCTCCGCTCCACGCTACGCCAGGTAGATAGTGACCTGAGCGTGGGGGAAGCGCACCTCCAGCACGGCCTTCATGCGCCTCCCCAGCGTCTCGCTGTACGGGATGTAGGCCGGGCTGTCAGGCGGCAGAACATGAGGACATGCCTCACCCCGCTCCCTGTACGTGCAGGGATGCATCCCGCCCATGCGGTCGTCCCAAAAGCCCACTCCACGCAGCGGGGAGTACAGGACTTCCGCCGCGTTCCGCAGGTCGGCCACCACCTCGCTGGCGCGGAAGTCGCTCTCTGTTTCGATGCGAATGGTCACCTTGCGCATGGCCTGAGCGTTTGCGTCTCCCATGTGTACCTTTCCGAAAACGCGAAAGGCGGAACCGGAGTCCCGCCTCTTTCCCACATTAGTGGAGCCAAAACAACTGCGGAGCAAGCCGGCGTGTCGCCGAAAGCATGAAGAATCCGGAGGACGTCCGTACCCTTCAGCGTGGACGGTAGAGGGACAGATACATGAGCAGCCCCGCGACACTCTTGGCATCCCGTATCTGGCCCGTGCGGATCAGTTCCGGTATGCGCGCCACGGGTGTGGGCACGACCGTAATCTCCTCGTCCTCCTCTGGACGCGCGCCTACCCGGCGGAGGTCGGTGCACAGGAAGGCGTGCAGGTACTCGGTGCAAAAGCCCGGCGCGCTGTAGAAGCCCCCCATGGACTGGAGCCTTCCAGCACGGAATCCCGTCTCCTCCTCCAGCTCCCGCTGCGCGCCCTGCTCAGGAGACTCGCCATCGTTCAGACCGCCCGCGGGGGCCTCCATCAGCTCGGCTTCCACCGCTTTGCGGTACTGCCGCACCAGAATGACGTTGTCCCCGCCGTCCAAAGCCACCATCACGACGGCGGGCTGGTGCTCTACTATCTCGCGCTTGGCCGTGCGTCCGCCGGACAGCTCTATCAGGTCTTCACGTAGATTAAGGATGCGCCCTTTGTAGATGAGGCGCGACTGCTGCGTGCGCTCCGTGCCCACGGCTACGTCAGACGCAGGATGACGGCGATCTCGTTGCACTGGGCGAGCTTGGGGCAACGCAGGCACTCGTGGAAAACCTTGCGGGGCAGGTCCATCAGGTCAACGCGTTCAAAACCCAGCTTCTCGAAGAAGCCGGGGCGCAACGTCAGAGCGAAAACGGCGTGGATGTGCAAGTCCCGCGCCTCCGCGAGGCAGGACTCCACGACGGCCTGGCCCAGGCCGCGCCCCTGCATGTCCTCGACCACCGCCAGCGACTTTACCTCGGCCAGGTCCTCCCAGTAGATATGAAGCGCTCCGCAGGCCACCAGCCGCTCGCCGTCGCGAACGACGTAGAAATCGCGCAGCGCCTCATACACCTCGCCTATGGAACGAAAAAGCAGGTCCCCCTTGCGGGCGTACAGGCCGATGAGCGCGTGAATCTGAGGCACATCCGAAAGGGCGGCCTTCTGACACGTAAGAGACGTCTTGGTGGTCATCCTGCCTTGCCTGCCGCTCCGACCAGCGGGTTGAAAAACTATTCCGCGGCCTTCAGCCACGGAGTATATCTATTCTACCACCCTGCATCTCGTCAGGGCAACATTACTCGTTGCCTTTCGCTTGACGCTAAAAAGCGCAGGGCATATCATGATGCAAACTGCTTACCTTCGCAGGAAACGGCGAGGTCCACAGATGACTGTCCAGGACAAGTTGCGAACGCTACGGCGGACCATCCCACAGGGGCCTCTCGCGTATGGAGTGGCTGTGGTACTGGGCATTCTTGCCGCCGCCCTCGTGTTTTATTACGTCGCGCCGGGCAGACCCTATGTGGGCATCGTCCGCCTTCCCTACTTCCAGATAGACGACTTCAGCACGGCTCAAATTGAGGACGTGCTGAAGTTCGCGGAACGGGACAAGCGCATCAAGGCGCTGGCTATCGAAATTACCAGCCCCGGCGGCTCCGCGGCGGCCAGCGAGCAACTCTATCAGGACATCCTGCGGGTGCGTCAGACGAAGCCAGTGGTGTTTTCCATTGGCTGGATCGCCGCCAGCGGCGGCTACATGATGGCCTCGGCGGGCGACTACATCTATGCCGGGCCTTCCTCCTTTGTCGGCAACGTGGGCGTGATTATCACCCTGCCCGGCTCGGCCCCACCGAGCGAGCAGATCGTGTCAACAGGGCCGTTCAAACTGACCGGCGGCTCGCGGCAGCAGTACATCAGCATGCTGGAGGTATTGAAGGACGCCTTCGTGCGGATAGTCTTCGCGCAGCGCGGCGACCGGCTGAAGCTGAAGCCCGAGGAGCTGTCCGACGGGCGCATTTATCTGGGGATTGACGCCGCCCGCATTGGGGTTGTGGACGCGCTGGGCACCACGGACGACGCCGTAGCCAAGGCGGCTGAATTGGCGGGCCTTCGCAACTACGGCACCGTTGACGTCATTGAGGAATACCGCAAGTCCCTGGGCGTTGCGTATTTTTCAATCCCCAAGCCGTCACCCCCGCTGGCGGCCGCCTCCGCGAACGCGCAACCGGCGCCGCCCGGCGACGAGAGCCGCTACCACAGGTTCTATTATCTTTATGTTGAACCCACAAAGTAGGACACCGTGAGAAAGTTCGCCATCTTTCTCCTTGTGGCTGTCCTGACCTTCCTGGTCATGGCCATCGTTTTCTATCAGGGCCTCTACGTGTCCACGGCCAGGACGCCCCAGGTGCTGGACCTGGCCGTCCCCCGCCTCATATCTCCGGCTGTAGCGGAGTCACCGGTCACGCCTCGCCACGGCACGCTGGTAGTGGACACGCTCCACGCCAATGAATTCGCGGAAGACGAGGTGAGCGCCTTCTTGAGCCGCATCACGGACCGCGGGTTCACCGTGGAATGGGCGCGGGGCAGCAGCGCCGAAGACCGCGGCCAGGCGCTGGCCGCTCGGCTGCGGGGCGCGGACGCCCTCCTGTCCGTCATGCCGGGCGCTCCCTATTCCGCGACGGAGATTGACGTCGTACGGGACTTCGTGCGCCGCGGCGGCAAGGTGATGCTGGTGGCGGACCCCACCCGCCCCAGCCGCGTGAACACCCTGTCCAGCGCCTTTGGCATCACCGTGGAGGACGACTACCTCTACAACGTCAAGGAGCACGACGCCAACTTCAAGAACGTCATCTTCCGCAATTTCCGACCTCACCCCCTCACGCGTGGGCTGCGGCAGGTCGTCTTCTACACCAGCTCGTCGCTGCGCGCGGCGTCGGGGGGCCTCATCTTCGGCGACGAGAACACCGTGTCCTCCATGGTGGAACGCGGCGCCAACCCCTTCGCAGTGGCGGCGGAGGCAGCCCAGGGACGCTTTATCGTGCTGAGCGACCTGACCTTCATGACCGACCCCTTCAACGCCAACGCCGATAACGGCCTGTTCATGTCCAACCTGGCCGACTATCTGACCACATCTGAGCGCACCTTCGTCCTGGCGGACTTCCCCGGAGTCTTTCGGGACGCCGTGGACGTGGTCGCAACGCGGCCCGCGCTGGTGACAGCGGCCAGCGACATGAAGGAGGTCCTGACCACGGGGGGCAGGACGGTGAACATCAAAACGGAAGAAGACCCTCTGCGCGACAGCGTCATTCTGGCCCTGTGGAGCGACGCCGGCAGGGTTGAGCAGTACCTGCGGGAGCAGCGCATCACAGTAAGCGGCACGGTGCGCACACCGTTCACCGCCGACTTGAACCGGAGCGGGGCCCAGATATTCTCGCTCACGTCGTCAGGCGGACGCTACGTGCTTCTGGTCATGGCGGAGAACGAGGTCAGCATTCGGGACGCTGTAGAGCAACTCCGCGGCGGGAACTTCCGGCGGCGGCTCGTCAGCGACACCCTCGCCATCATCACCTTCCCGCAGCCGACGCCGACGCCATCGCCGGCCGCCACGGCAACGCCGCTGCCGACTCGTGTGCCGACCCCTACGCCGCGATCACCGCCGCCGACTCCGACGCCAGCGCCGACGCCCACGCCGGAGCCGCCGCCGACGCCATCACCGACACCCAGCCCAACGCCATCAGGCAAATAACGTGAGGAGGGGAGGATTTCCACCTATGGCCAAGTTCTGGTTTTCTCTAGCAGTCCTTGCCCTCGTTCTGGTCATTGGAGTGGCCGCGGGAGCGCTCGGAGCGCGCCAGCTCCGGCCGGCGGTTCCGAGCCGTGAGCCAGAGGCCGCCAGTCTTGTACCCACCCCAACGCGCGCCTCTACTACTCCCGCGCCGGTCGCCATCCCCCCTCAACCTACGCCCACGCCGGACAACAGTCGCCAGCTTATCGGCTCCTTCGCAATGTCGAACCAGGGCGTCTCCCAGCAGTGGACCGCCTTCCGCCAGGAGTTCCAGCAGTGGCGCACCTCCGAGACCACGTGCAGCGCGGCGGCCATGACCCAGGACCTGCGGAACTGGGTCACCCGCTTCGATGGCCTGCGCGACCGGACCATCAGCCTTAACCGGACATCCCTGACGCGGCCCGTGGTGGAGTCGCTCGCCGACGTGGCCAACCAGCAGGAACAGTCCCTGCAGCGGCTGCGCGACTCGTGGCGGCCCGGAGACCAGGGCGCCTTTGCGGTGTACGAGCGGGACCGCCAGGATTCCCAGCAGTCGCGCCGCGGGGTCATAGACCAGGCCGCGCGACTCAAGACTGTCAAGGTCTCCGAGCAGCAGCAGGCGGTTGTGCAATTCCGCTCCGCCTGGGATAACGCCGCCTCTGACTGGGACAGTTTTCATACCGAATGGGACGCTTGGCGCGGACGGGAGGCGAGCAGGGCTGTCGCCCAGACCGCGGCGGACCTCCAGGTCTTCACCCAGCGATTCCAGGGCATATTCGCACGGATTCAGGCCCTCCCCCGGTCTTCGGTGGTCGTCTCAACCGCGGAGGCTCTCATCAGAGCGGGCGACAGGGAGACGGGCGCTCTGGTGCGCCTGCGAGACAGGTACAAGCCGGACGACCCCACACTCTTTGAGACGTTCGAGCGTGACCGGCGCGTCGCGATGACGGAGCGGCGGACCGCCGCGGATGCGCTCACGCAACTGGCGCAGCGCATCGCCTTAGACCGGCAGGACGAGCTGGACGCGTTCAGCGACACGTTCGCCACGTTGACGCGCGATTGGGACGCCTTCTCCAACGACTACGATAGCTGGCGGAACCAGAACGGCAACTGCAAACGTGACGACGTGTCCACCAAGCTGGATGGCTTCGTCCAGAAGTTCCGGGGCATCACGGCCAGCGCCCAGGCGCTCCGCCGCGACTCGCCGGCCCGGCCTCTGGCCGACCTCCTTGCGGACGCGACGCTTCGAGAGTTGACCGCCCTTCAGTCCCTGCGGGACACCTGGGCCCCGTACGACGGCGCCGCGTGGCAGGCCTACGAGCGGGAGCAAATAGCCATTGACGACATGCGCGCCCGCGTGGCCGTCGGACTCCAGACGCTGGCCGAGCGCTACAGCGTGACGCTGGCCGCCACTCCAGCGTCAGCCACGGGGTCGGCGC
This window of the Dehalococcoidia bacterium genome carries:
- a CDS encoding Fe-S-containing hydro-lyase; this encodes MTTIPLDIVPPLTDEVLAKLHTGDHVTITGVIYTARDAAHKRLIEALNQGKPLPFDIRGQIIYYVGPTPPKPGQVIGSAGPTTSYRMDPYTPPLLEAGLKGIIGKAGRGPAVREALVKNKAVYFGAVGGAGALLAKYIKSAEVIAYDDLGTEAVRKLTVEKFPVIVVNDIYGGDALQEGKAKWRQPEVLAR
- a CDS encoding mismatch-specific DNA-glycosylase, with the translated sequence MRRALPDYLAPGLDIVFVGINPGLYSAARRHYYARPANLFWRALHESGLTPERLGPEDDERLSTFGLGLTDVVARASRGSGDLSAEELARGGRALLARVRRYAPRIICFNGLTGYRACFGRAATPGLQPDRVGGTRVYVVPSTSRRNAAYSPEAVIGHFRALKRYLDDLKGS
- a CDS encoding NUDIX hydrolase, translated to MGTERTQQSRLIYKGRILNLREDLIELSGGRTAKREIVEHQPAVVMVALDGGDNVILVRQYRKAVEAELMEAPAGGLNDGESPEQGAQRELEEETGFRAGRLQSMGGFYSAPGFCTEYLHAFLCTDLRRVGARPEEDEEITVVPTPVARIPELIRTGQIRDAKSVAGLLMYLSLYRPR
- a CDS encoding N-acetyltransferase, with amino-acid sequence MTTKTSLTCQKAALSDVPQIHALIGLYARKGDLLFRSIGEVYEALRDFYVVRDGERLVACGALHIYWEDLAEVKSLAVVEDMQGRGLGQAVVESCLAEARDLHIHAVFALTLRPGFFEKLGFERVDLMDLPRKVFHECLRCPKLAQCNEIAVILRLT
- a CDS encoding S49 family peptidase — translated: MTVQDKLRTLRRTIPQGPLAYGVAVVLGILAAALVFYYVAPGRPYVGIVRLPYFQIDDFSTAQIEDVLKFAERDKRIKALAIEITSPGGSAAASEQLYQDILRVRQTKPVVFSIGWIAASGGYMMASAGDYIYAGPSSFVGNVGVIITLPGSAPPSEQIVSTGPFKLTGGSRQQYISMLEVLKDAFVRIVFAQRGDRLKLKPEELSDGRIYLGIDAARIGVVDALGTTDDAVAKAAELAGLRNYGTVDVIEEYRKSLGVAYFSIPKPSPPLAAASANAQPAPPGDESRYHRFYYLYVEPTK
- a CDS encoding DUF4350 domain-containing protein gives rise to the protein MRKFAIFLLVAVLTFLVMAIVFYQGLYVSTARTPQVLDLAVPRLISPAVAESPVTPRHGTLVVDTLHANEFAEDEVSAFLSRITDRGFTVEWARGSSAEDRGQALAARLRGADALLSVMPGAPYSATEIDVVRDFVRRGGKVMLVADPTRPSRVNTLSSAFGITVEDDYLYNVKEHDANFKNVIFRNFRPHPLTRGLRQVVFYTSSSLRAASGGLIFGDENTVSSMVERGANPFAVAAEAAQGRFIVLSDLTFMTDPFNANADNGLFMSNLADYLTTSERTFVLADFPGVFRDAVDVVATRPALVTAASDMKEVLTTGGRTVNIKTEEDPLRDSVILALWSDAGRVEQYLREQRITVSGTVRTPFTADLNRSGAQIFSLTSSGGRYVLLVMAENEVSIRDAVEQLRGGNFRRRLVSDTLAIITFPQPTPTPSPAATATPLPTRVPTPTPRSPPPTPTPAPTPTPEPPPTPSPTPSPTPSGK